ACGAGTGAGGCGATGGCCACCGGCGGCGTGACCGCCGACAAGATGGCGTAGTAGAAGATGAACATGTGCGCGGCCACCTTGTCCCCCTTGGCGGCCACGAACCCTTTCACCCATTCCGGTCCGTAGATGTGGGTCAGCTCCGGCCCGATGAGCTTCACCAGCACGGGGCCGCCCAGCACCGCGAGCAGGACGTAGGCCGCCGTGGTGGGCATGCCCATCCCGAGGATGGCGCAGGCGACCGCGGTGAGGAGCAGCGCCATGAAGAAGCTGTCGATCCCCAGCCAGTAGGAGCACCCGCCGCCCGGGGCGACGCCGAGCAGGCAGAGGTCCCTGGAGAGGGTCTCGACCATGAAAGCGAACTTGTTCCCCACTCCCGTGATGGAAAGCACCTGCACCACGATCTCGATGGTGGCCAGGGTGACGGCGAACTCGGCGCCCTGGCGCCCGCCCGCCTCGAGCGCCCGGCGGATGTCGTC
The Candidatus Tectomicrobia bacterium DNA segment above includes these coding regions:
- a CDS encoding TRAP transporter large permease subunit, whose amino-acid sequence is DDIRRALEAGGRQGAEFAVTLATIEIVVQVLSITGVGNKFAFMVETLSRDLCLLGVAPGGGCSYWLGIDSFFMALLLTAVACAILGMGMPTTAAYVLLAVLGGPVLVKLIGPELTHIYGPEWVKGFVAAKGDKVAAHMFIFYYAILSAVTPPVAIASLVGARLAGAPYFKTAMMSIRFAIAGFVVPFLFVYEPSLLLFDHPLRVVFSSIMAVVAFTAFSAGAQGWLLSPLRFYERILMFLSFAAICLFMVYFTALWAAAGLVFAGIPFLRQFWLRKRESPA